A single window of Micrococcaceae bacterium Sec5.1 DNA harbors:
- the hutH gene encoding histidine ammonia-lyase: protein MAPSNEQLTVTLGSSGVTPEDVVAVARHDAKVTISQEALDNVAKVRAHIDSLATSDVPAYGISTGFGALANRHIPNDLRTQLQKSLIRSHAAGMGPAVEREVVRGIMFLRAKTLASGRTGVRPVVLQTMVDVLNAGITPLVREFGSLGCSGDLAPLSHCALVLMGEGEATGPDGELYGTAGKPPVAELLAQHGIEPVTLAEKEGLALVNGTEGMLGMLLMAIADIRLLLATADVTAALSVEALLGTDQVFLPELHAALRPHPGQAASADNMLRVLSNSPIVASHRVNDTKVQDAYSLRCAPQVAGAVRDTVDHAALVASRELAAAIDNPVVLPDGRVTSNGNFHGAPVAYVLDFLAIAVADLSSIAERRTDRMLDPARSHGLPAFLAADPGVDSGLMIAQYTQAGLVSDNKRLAVPASVDSIPSSAMQEDHVSMGWHAARKLRKAVENLRRVLAVELVTSARAIDMRTQMSDGQLTPGPAGTAVLEVLREVVQGPGTDRFLSPELEAADRLVGSGAVRAAAESAVGILA from the coding sequence GTGGCCCCATCCAACGAACAACTCACCGTCACCCTCGGCTCCAGCGGCGTGACTCCGGAAGACGTCGTCGCCGTCGCACGCCACGATGCCAAGGTGACCATCTCCCAGGAAGCCCTGGATAACGTTGCCAAGGTCCGCGCGCACATCGACAGCCTCGCCACCAGCGACGTCCCCGCCTACGGTATTTCCACGGGCTTCGGCGCCCTGGCCAACCGCCACATCCCCAACGACCTCCGCACGCAGTTGCAGAAGTCCCTGATCCGCAGCCACGCAGCGGGTATGGGCCCGGCGGTTGAACGCGAAGTGGTCCGCGGCATCATGTTCCTCCGCGCCAAGACCCTCGCCTCCGGTCGCACGGGTGTCCGTCCCGTGGTCCTGCAGACCATGGTGGACGTCCTCAACGCAGGCATCACGCCGCTGGTCCGCGAGTTCGGTTCCCTGGGCTGCTCCGGCGACCTCGCCCCCCTGTCCCACTGCGCGCTGGTGCTGATGGGCGAAGGCGAAGCAACCGGTCCCGACGGCGAACTGTACGGAACCGCTGGCAAGCCGCCTGTCGCTGAGCTGCTCGCGCAGCACGGCATCGAGCCGGTCACTCTCGCGGAGAAGGAGGGCCTGGCCCTCGTCAACGGCACGGAAGGCATGCTCGGCATGCTGCTGATGGCCATCGCTGACATCCGTTTGTTGCTCGCGACGGCGGACGTCACCGCCGCGCTCAGCGTCGAGGCGTTGCTGGGTACCGACCAAGTGTTCCTGCCGGAGCTTCACGCCGCGCTCAGGCCGCATCCAGGTCAGGCTGCCAGCGCGGATAACATGCTGCGCGTGCTGTCCAACTCGCCGATCGTCGCCTCCCACCGCGTCAACGACACAAAGGTCCAGGACGCTTACTCCCTGCGTTGCGCCCCTCAGGTCGCCGGCGCTGTCCGCGACACCGTGGACCACGCCGCACTGGTGGCTTCCCGCGAACTCGCCGCTGCAATCGACAACCCGGTGGTCCTGCCCGACGGTCGCGTCACGTCCAACGGCAACTTCCACGGTGCGCCAGTGGCCTACGTCCTGGACTTCCTGGCAATCGCCGTCGCGGACCTCAGCTCCATCGCCGAGCGTCGCACGGACCGCATGCTGGACCCGGCCCGCTCGCATGGTCTCCCGGCCTTCCTGGCTGCGGACCCTGGCGTCGATTCCGGCCTCATGATCGCGCAGTACACACAGGCCGGCCTGGTTTCGGACAACAAGCGCCTGGCCGTGCCGGCATCGGTGGACTCCATCCCGAGCTCTGCCATGCAGGAAGACCACGTGTCCATGGGCTGGCACGCTGCCCGCAAGCTCCGCAAGGCCGTGGAGAACCTCCGCCGCGTCCTGGCCGTGGAGCTGGTCACCAGCGCCCGCGCTATCGACATGCGCACGCAGATGTCCGACGGCCAACTCACCCCGGGCCCGGCCGGTACAGCTGTGCTCGAGGTGCTTCGCGAAGTGGTCCAGGGACCGGGAACCGATCGGTTCCTGTCGCCCGAACTCGAAGCGGCTGACCGTCTGGTTGGCTCCGGCGCGGTCCGTGCGGCCGCCGAATCCGCCGTCGGGATCTTGGCCTGA